AGTGCCGTGGCGGTCACGCGCAAAACGCAAATGGGACCCATCTGGGTGACGGGAAAGAAGGTGACCGTGAGCCACTTCCCCGGTGTCCTGCAAATTCTATCCTCTGCTCCCGTCGATCAGATTCTCTCCCCGGCGCGTCTGGACGCTCTGGGGCTGGATCCGCGCGGTATTCTGGCCCACGCAACGTATGAACCAGAGCCTGCGGACCCGGGCTCTTGGCAGCAGGCCGTGTTGCATAACAAGGAAAAGCAGGGGGCCTATCGCATCAATCCCCATGGGGTACGGGTACAAGATGGTCGGCTGTTTTCCGCCCATCTACTCCTGCCCGCATCCCTGCCCTTGGGGGCTTATGAGTTAGACGTCTACCTGGTACATAACGGGCGTGTCCTGGCGCAGAGTGCGCAAAAAATTGATGTGCTACAGGTAGGTCTGGAGGAGTGGGTCGCCAGATTTGCGGATCAGAAGCCGTGGCTCTTTGGGATCGTGCTGACCCTCTTTCTCGCGACTTTGGGTCTGGGGCTGGGCATCATCATGCAGCGCAAGAACTGAGTCCGAAGCGTACGAAAAAAAGGCCCCGCGAAGGGGCCCGCTGCAAGCAGCAAGTACTAATGACTCTCATAGCCTGCCATATGGGTGATCCGATGACGGAACACCCAGATCTGATAGGCGTTGTACATGATCATGACTGGCACAAACCCGGTCATGAACAGGGTGAGGATGGCTAGATCGTTGGCCGGATTGCCGCCGGCGCTGATGGTCCAGGTGTTGGGTACGATGTAGGGAAAGTTCGTGGCCCACATACCACCCCACATCAGGACGACGATCGCGCCACACCACAGCAGGGCAGGGAAATCCCGGTGCGCAGCATGGGCACTCATCATCTTGTATGCCGCTATGAGAATGGCCACGAGCAGGATGAGCCAGCCAAACCAGCCATTCCCGGTCCACTTGGCAGCGTCGGGCATAATGGCGTAGGACCAAATCAACGTGATCACGACGGCCGCCAGCGCCAGAAAGGAAAAAGTGGTCGCCCAGGCATGGGCCTTTTTATAAATGGGATCCTCCTGCTTGAAGCGGGCACAGAGGTAGAGTGTGCCGGCGAGGCCACCTGCAATTACGGCTGCGATGCCCGTCCAGATGCTGAAGGCACTAATAAAGCTCACGGCGCTGCCGGAAAAATGCGGGATCGTATTGGCAAATGGATCCGCGGCGTTGGTAATTCCCTGGGCATTTTCCTTGCTCATGGAAAAGCCCAGCAAGGTGGCACCCAGGGCAATGCCAGCGAAAAGGGCGGCAATCAAGCTACCCAAACCAAACATGGTACCCCAGAACTTTTTCGAGCTTTTGGCGTGGACATGGAACTCAAAGGCTACGGCGCGGGAGATGATGCCCCACAGAGCGAACATCAGGGGAATCATCAGGTAATTGAATGTGGCGCCATAGACCAAGGGAAAGGCCCCAAAAATCACCCCGCCAGCGACCACCAACCAGGTTTCATTGGCATCCCAGGTGCCGGCCATGGAGGCCATGACCGCAGCGCGATCATTTTCCTCCTTGAGGAGCAGAGAAAACACCCCCGCCCCCAAGTCCGCACCGTCAAGGATGATGTAAATGACGAAGAACAGCCCTAATAAAATCCACCAAAAAGTGCTCAATGCACTGTGGATACGTAGTATTTGATCGAGTTGATCCATTTTTTTGGTCCTCCACGAGAGGCAGGAGGCCTCCTGCCCCCTGCCTGTTGTTTAGCGGCTCTTGTCGAGACTGGGTTTGGCAAAGCTCGCTTGCGCCAATCCCCCACCAGCACTGGGGTTTGCTTCACTGCCGATCACTGGGCTGCTGAGGTCTGGGCCTTTCTTGACAATGCGGGAGAAGAAATACCAAGCACCCCCCCAGACCATGAACTCAAAGCAGATATAGCCGATGAACCAGATCGATTCGGCTGCCACGCCCATGTGGCTGACCCCCTGCCAAGTGCGCATCAGGCCGTACACTACCCAGGGTTGCCGACCGATTTCCCGCGTCCACCAGCCGGTCCACACCGCCAGGTAGGGCAAGAACCCGCTGAACACCATCAAGCGCAAGAAGGTGGGATGACGCCGTAGATTGTCTGCACTGAGCTGCCCGCGTAAGCGCAGCCAGTTCCCCCACAGGGCCATCAAGAAGAGAAAGAAGCCAATGCTTACCATGATGCGGAAGGCATAGAACGGCACCCAGACGTCCGGACGGTCATTGGCGGCAAACTGATCCATACCCGCCACCTTGCCATTGAGGGTGTGGGTTTCCAGTAAGCTCAAGACATGGGGAATGGTGATGGAAAAGACATTGCCATCGTTTTTGCTGTTGGGAATGGCGATCACATGCCAGCCACTGTTGACCTGACCATTGGGCAGATCGGTGTGATAGTGCCCTTCCATGGCGGCCAAAGAGGTGGGTTGATCCACTGCCACCTCGTGACCGAGTTCATCGCCAATGAAAATCTGGAGCGGGGTGATGACGATCAGCGCCAACAGGGTTGGCTTGAGCAGGGTGGTGAACAGATCCGCATGACGATTCTTGAGGATGAACCAGGCGCTGACCGCGGCAAAGAAGAACAGTGACAGCTCAATGGTTGCGATCCACATGTGGGGAAAACCAATATCAAAATTTGGGTTGAAGATGGCATTCCACCAGTTGGTCACCTGAAACAGACCGTCCTTCAGGACGATTCCTCGCGGTGACTGCATCCAACCGTTGGCAACCAGGATCCACATGGCCGAAAGGCTGGAGGAAAGTGCCACGTTGAAGGTGGAGAAGAGATGCATGCCTTTGCCGATCTTGCCCCAGCCAAAAATCATGAGGCCGATGAAGCCCGCCTCATACATGAAGGCGGTGATGGTCTCGAAGCCCAGGATGTTACCGAAAAACGGCCCAACGGCCTGGGAAAAGGGTCCGTAGAGAATGCCAAAGGCCATCTCCATGGTAACGCCGGTAGCGACACCGGCACCAAAGTTGACGATGAAGAGCTTTTCGAAAAAACGTTGCAAGCGGTACCACTTCTCGTTTCCCGAGCGTAGCCAAGCTACTTCCAAAAAGAAGAGCAGCCAGGACATGCCGATGGTCACCGGCGTCCACAGAATATGCATGGACGTGATGAAGGCAAAGTCCAGACGGCTAAGCAGAATCGGGAGGGAGTTCTCGATGATCATGATGTTGCCCTCGTTGATGAAAACCGTTGTTTTGCGTAATGCGAGGGGAGGGAGGCATCTTCCATACCAGAGCAATTCACTAAAGTTTAGTAGTAATATAATTATGTGCTTATCTGATTATCCTTTGTTCTTGGGAGTGATGAGCGGTTCATATCAACCGGCATGACTAGTTGTTAACAACCACCACGGTTGAAAACACCCGTTATTCGTTGGGGATTGGCCCGAGACTGGGATGGAGTTGTAGAGAATGAATCTTCCAGGGGGAATGCTGCGCGGCAAGTTGGGCGTTCAATTGCGAGCGAATCTGGCTGGCGAGGCGTTCTTGTACGGTAATATTTTCTGCGACTTGGTCTAGTTGCGGAAAACGCAGAAAGAGGTTGGCGATGATCTCCTGTTCTCGGGGGCTGTCCAGACGCGGCAACGCCATATCGCGCGGACCTTGCAGCTCGGCTACGGGATGAATCTGTAGGGCAAGTTCCTGGCCGTTGCGTCGCAGTGCCGAGCCGTAACTACCCAATGCTACCGGTAGAAGATATTTTTCTGCGGAGCGCGGTTGCTTGGCAATGGGTTTGCTGACGCTCGGGGGAGGCTTGGGCGCTTTCTGCACCGTTAGGTACAACAAAGCTGCGGCGGCGATTGCCGCCGCTGCAATGCCAAGCCCCCAACTCCTGGTCTTTTTCTTCGCCATGTGCAGCAGTGTAGGGCCGGTTGCGGTGCTGCAGCAAGCCAGCGCAAGCCATTCCTTGACCTATTTTTCTGGTCTCATCTCTGGGTGTAGCAGGAGTACCGGCAGACTGGTGTCGGCGAGGATGTCTTCGCTGGTGACGATGGCAGTGACATCGTCATAGTGCTGCGGCATTTCTCCGTCCTTACAGAGCAGCGCAATTTCTGCGCCGCTGCGGCGGAATTCTGCCACCAGCTCGTAGAGTTGCACATCCCGACGCAGGAGAATCCAGTCCGTGCTCGCGAGTTCCAGCAGCGGTGTCTCCCCAGGCAGATTACGGCGCGCAAGGATCTCCCGCACGCGATGCGAGGCAATGGCCGCCATCGGCTTGCCATCGCGGATCAGCAAGATATGGGGTAGACGCGGATAGCGGCGGAGCAAGCGATGCAGGTCTTGGAGTAGACGATGATCATGCAGCCGTAGCATGGGTGTTTCCACCAGACTGCTCGCAGAGCGCATCAGGTAAAGGTTGCTGTGGCGCGCCTCTGGAATATAGTGCCCGCGCCGTAGCAGTTTGAGGGTATAGATGCTGTCGCGGGTGACCATGCGCCGAATACCAAAGGCAATGGAAGCGACAAGAATCAAGGGAATGATGATGTGATAGTCATTCGTCATCTCAAAAATCATCACCGCACCGGTTACGGCGGCACCGGTGGAGGAGGCGACCATGCCTGCCATACCCAGGGCGGCACCCGTGGCGAGATGCATGTGCAGACTCGGGAACAGCCAGTTCAGCACCAGAATGAATGCTGCGCCCAGTAGCGCACCAACGTACAAGGAGGGCGAAAAGACCCCGCCCGATCCTCCCGCTGCCAGCGTGGTGCTGAAACTGAGGATCTTGAGCAGCACCAGAATCAGCAAAAAGCCAGGATTCAGCAATACCCCATCCAAGGCGTCCTGCACGCTGGCGTATCCGACGCCTTCCACATAGTAGTGGCCAGTGAAGGAGAATATCAGCCAGATGGTAATGCCGACGGCACCCATGCCCACCATGGCGCGGAGGTAAGCGTTGGGCAGCCAACGTTCAAGAAAGTCTTCGGTCCAATACAGCATGCGTGTAAAGAATAGGCCTACCGCACCGATGAGGATCCCCAGTAAGGCAAAAACCAGATAGTTGGGGATGTCCATATGCGCCGTCTCGGCGATGATATCGGGCGGGATGATGAAGGAGGGGAAATTACCCAGTAGCAGGCGGGAAACCAGGGTTGCCGTTCCTGTTGCGATCATCACCGGTACCAGGGTGCGGGCACTGATTTCGACCAGCATCAGCTCGATAGCGAAGAGCACGCCGCCGACAGGGGTGTTGAACGTGGCCGCAATGCCGGCACCGGCGCCCGCTGCAATCAGCCCCAGACGTTGCCACTCGGGCAAGCGTATCCACTGTGCGAGGCTGGAGCCAAAGGCTGCGCCAATCTGAATGATGGGGCCTTCGCGCCCGACTGAGCCGCCACAGCCAATGGTGATGGCAGATGCAAGGGCC
The window above is part of the Acidithiobacillus acidisediminis genome. Proteins encoded here:
- a CDS encoding TIGR02186 family protein, with product MRKLILRSLLLSTLVSLPLSIPVWAQASTVAPNVVLGTGTDKVDVTSRFRGRDILVFGALSHPGQVIVALRSPDSAVAVTRKTQMGPIWVTGKKVTVSHFPGVLQILSSAPVDQILSPARLDALGLDPRGILAHATYEPEPADPGSWQQAVLHNKEKQGAYRINPHGVRVQDGRLFSAHLLLPASLPLGAYELDVYLVHNGRVLAQSAQKIDVLQVGLEEWVARFADQKPWLFGIVLTLFLATLGLGLGIIMQRKN
- a CDS encoding cytochrome d ubiquinol oxidase subunit II; translated protein: MDQLDQILRIHSALSTFWWILLGLFFVIYIILDGADLGAGVFSLLLKEENDRAAVMASMAGTWDANETWLVVAGGVIFGAFPLVYGATFNYLMIPLMFALWGIISRAVAFEFHVHAKSSKKFWGTMFGLGSLIAALFAGIALGATLLGFSMSKENAQGITNAADPFANTIPHFSGSAVSFISAFSIWTGIAAVIAGGLAGTLYLCARFKQEDPIYKKAHAWATTFSFLALAAVVITLIWSYAIMPDAAKWTGNGWFGWLILLVAILIAAYKMMSAHAAHRDFPALLWCGAIVVLMWGGMWATNFPYIVPNTWTISAGGNPANDLAILTLFMTGFVPVMIMYNAYQIWVFRHRITHMAGYESH
- a CDS encoding cytochrome ubiquinol oxidase subunit I yields the protein MIIENSLPILLSRLDFAFITSMHILWTPVTIGMSWLLFFLEVAWLRSGNEKWYRLQRFFEKLFIVNFGAGVATGVTMEMAFGILYGPFSQAVGPFFGNILGFETITAFMYEAGFIGLMIFGWGKIGKGMHLFSTFNVALSSSLSAMWILVANGWMQSPRGIVLKDGLFQVTNWWNAIFNPNFDIGFPHMWIATIELSLFFFAAVSAWFILKNRHADLFTTLLKPTLLALIVITPLQIFIGDELGHEVAVDQPTSLAAMEGHYHTDLPNGQVNSGWHVIAIPNSKNDGNVFSITIPHVLSLLETHTLNGKVAGMDQFAANDRPDVWVPFYAFRIMVSIGFFLFLMALWGNWLRLRGQLSADNLRRHPTFLRLMVFSGFLPYLAVWTGWWTREIGRQPWVVYGLMRTWQGVSHMGVAAESIWFIGYICFEFMVWGGAWYFFSRIVKKGPDLSSPVIGSEANPSAGGGLAQASFAKPSLDKSR
- a CDS encoding chloride channel protein, with product MSELTSTVVGAVSLEGSSSESGKLRARWRKVRRNPFFHFLLAIFVGIVAGLGAVVFRRLIGLMHNLFFYGQLSFVFNALKHADASRWGAGIILAPVVGGLIVVWLVRQFAPEAKGHGVPEVMDAIYYKAGVIRPVVVVVKALASAITIGCGGSVGREGPIIQIGAAFGSSLAQWIRLPEWQRLGLIAAGAGAGIAATFNTPVGGVLFAIELMLVEISARTLVPVMIATGTATLVSRLLLGNFPSFIIPPDIIAETAHMDIPNYLVFALLGILIGAVGLFFTRMLYWTEDFLERWLPNAYLRAMVGMGAVGITIWLIFSFTGHYYVEGVGYASVQDALDGVLLNPGFLLILVLLKILSFSTTLAAGGSGGVFSPSLYVGALLGAAFILVLNWLFPSLHMHLATGAALGMAGMVASSTGAAVTGAVMIFEMTNDYHIIIPLILVASIAFGIRRMVTRDSIYTLKLLRRGHYIPEARHSNLYLMRSASSLVETPMLRLHDHRLLQDLHRLLRRYPRLPHILLIRDGKPMAAIASHRVREILARRNLPGETPLLELASTDWILLRRDVQLYELVAEFRRSGAEIALLCKDGEMPQHYDDVTAIVTSEDILADTSLPVLLLHPEMRPEK